The window CCATGACCGTTAAGTATTTTTTGGTATTTACGGTTTTTGTGACAATATTTTTAATGTCCTTTTTATTATTAAATATAAAAAGAAACCGCTTATTTATTGCTCAAAATAAAATTCAGGCGCTGCATTGGTCAATTCTAAAAAACTATTTAAAAACATCTCAAAACGAAAATTGGGCAGAGCTGCAAAAAGAACTTGAGTATCATCGGCATGAAGTAAATGCAGAAATAAAAAAAGGATTAGGGAAAAAAATTCTTGAAACTAAGGGAAAAGAAATAGATGATCTCTTACAAAATAGTTGGCAGGAAATATTTGATATTATAAACAAAACCTCAAGAAACAAATCTCTTACCCAAGATCTAAAAAATATAAAAGCTGAAGAGCTTATAAATCTTTTGATGGAGGCGGTCAAAGCTCAAAAGGATGTTTCCGATAAGCCAAAACCGGCCGCTGAGGTCAAGGAAGTCGATAAAGTTGTCAAAGAACCCGATGAAGCAGAAGAAGCTGAGACTGTAGAAGAACTCGATGAAATAGAAGAAGCTGATGCCGTCGAAGAACTCGGCGAAATAGAAGAAGCTGATGCCGTCGAAGAACTCGGCGAAATAGAAGAAGCTGAAGCCGTAGAAGATCTCGATGAAGTCGAAGACGCTGAGCCTGTCGAAGAGCTCGATGAAGCAGAAGAAGCTGAAACCGTAGAAGAGCTCGATGAAGTAGACGAAGCTGAGCCTGTCGAAGAGCTCGATGAAGTAGAAGACGCTGAAGCCGTAGAAGAACTCAGCGAAGTAGACGAAGCTGAGCCTGTCGAAGAGCTCGGCGAAATAGAGGAAGCTGAAACCGTCGAAGAACTCAGCAAAGTAGACGAAGCTGAGCCTGTCGAAGAGCTCGATGAAGTAGAAGACGCTGAAGCTGTAGAAGATCTCGATGAAATAGAAGACGCCGATGCCCTCGAAGAGCTTAGCGAAGTAGACGATGCTGAGACTGTAGAAGAACTCAGCGAAATAGAAGATATAGATGACCCAATGCTCCGTTTAAATGATTTAGGATATACTATCTCAGGTTTGGATTTTTCCGAACTTGATGTTCCTATTTCGGAATTGGAAAAGGCAGAAGCTAAAAAGGTTGAATACATTACCGAAGATTATAGCCCTATACGTTCAATGTGGGGAAAGTATGACGAAAGCCCAATCTTGGGTACTCTGGATGTAGTAGGAGAAAGTGAGCCTGTGCCTTTGCTTGATATAAACGAAGAGCAAACAATAGTAAACGAGGACGGAGTATTTATTATCCGTAAAACGGAACCGATAAAACCTGAAAATAAAGATTTTAAGGCTCTTGTTGACTCAGTACTTAGATAGCACCAAAATGCAAACAGTTTTAAACAATTTTAAACAACTTCTTTTTATTTTATTTTTTATAGGCAATTTAAGCATTGTCCCATGCGAAAACAGAGACAAACTTGCTGCCTTCAATGTTAATCTTGATAATCCATGGCTTAGTTTAAAAGCCATTCAAACGGCCTATCCTGACCTTGTAAAGAATATTTCCTTTGATTCGGAATTAAACGATTGGTTTATAACGATAAGAAATCAAAATTTGTATTGGGCAGATGGAAGACTTTTACCAAAAAAAGATATTCAAAATCGGCAAAAATGGGCTCCCATAATTTCTTACTTTTATTCCGATGAGGTACAAAACCCTAAAGACTTTTCTGAAGAACTTATATCGGCATTAAAACCGGAGAGTCTAATAAAGAATAGAAAAGCTGCCCCTCCCCCAAATTACACTTTTTTTATGCTTTTATTCAACGGAAAAAACCGCAACGAGATTATAAAACAAATACGCCGCTCCCGTTTCTTGGGGTATGATGTATGGGTCCATCAGCGAGTTGTAGAGCCTTTAAGGCGTGTTCAAACAAAAATATACGAAGCCCAAAAAACAAACACAGAAGTTAAAAAATTTTTAAAAGAACTAAACCAGTGTTGGAGTTTTAATTGGAGGGTTATAGCAGATTCCGGTAAACTGAGCAACCACAGCTGGGGATCGGCTATCGATCTTTTACCGGCAAACTACAAGACTAAAAAAATCTATTGGTTTTGGGAAGCTGCCCGTAATGATTATTGGATGAAAATAATGCCTTACAGAAGATGGATACCTCCTAAGGCCGTAATAGAAGCCTTTGAAAGCGAAGGTTTTATCTGGGGCGGAAAGTGGACGCTCTGGGATAATATGCACTTTGAATACCGTCCCGAACTCCTATATATTAGAAATTTTGTTCTAAAGGCGGAATTTAATGAATTTATAGCGCAGGATACACAAGGTCTATATCAAACACCTCAAATTGAACCGGAGAAACAAATATCTCAACGACTTGCCGATATTTTTAAAATGGCAGAATTGATAAAATTTACTTCATCCTTTTCTCATAATATACTATCTTTTTACGGTATCAGCGCAACGGAGGAGGATAAATTTGAAAAAGAAGAAAATATAGAAGAGCCGCAGGAACCCAAATATTTGGAGGAAATGATTGATTAAAATTGCTTTAGGGATATCTATAATTCTAATATTCTTTTTACTCGGTTTGGTCATCGGAAAATACAAGGAAAGGAGTTTAAATCTAAAAAGGGTAAATGAAGCAAGAAAAGATGCCGTAAAACGATCCAGGGCCGTATTAAACGGGCAACTTTCAGAGCAGCTTGCTCCCTTTTTCCCCGATTTTCCTGCAAATCCCACAGAAATACGCTTTATAGGTCAGCCTGTAGACTACATTGCCTTTAACGGTGCTTCCCAAGGAACTATTACCGATATAAGCTTTATAGAAATAAAAACAGGCTCAGCAGCTTTGAGTCCTGTTGAACGAGCTTTAAAAGATGCTATCGAAAAAAAGAAAATAAAATATATAGAATATAGAGCAGATCTTAATAAAAAATAGATATTTTAGATTAAACCGCATAAAAATGCAATAAAATGAATAAAAATACATATTTTTCTTAAAAACACTTGACAATTTTTATTTAATTTGATAAATTATGACTACACACAGAAAAGATACACATACTACTTCAAAAGAACCCCCGTATCCTCCTTTCGGGGGTTCTTTTCTTTTTTTGAGCGAAATTTAATCTACTTTTTTATAAAAAAATTCTGAT of the Treponema denticola ATCC 35405 genome contains:
- a CDS encoding M15 family metallopeptidase, with translation MTQYLDSTKMQTVLNNFKQLLFILFFIGNLSIVPCENRDKLAAFNVNLDNPWLSLKAIQTAYPDLVKNISFDSELNDWFITIRNQNLYWADGRLLPKKDIQNRQKWAPIISYFYSDEVQNPKDFSEELISALKPESLIKNRKAAPPPNYTFFMLLFNGKNRNEIIKQIRRSRFLGYDVWVHQRVVEPLRRVQTKIYEAQKTNTEVKKFLKELNQCWSFNWRVIADSGKLSNHSWGSAIDLLPANYKTKKIYWFWEAARNDYWMKIMPYRRWIPPKAVIEAFESEGFIWGGKWTLWDNMHFEYRPELLYIRNFVLKAEFNEFIAQDTQGLYQTPQIEPEKQISQRLADIFKMAELIKFTSSFSHNILSFYGISATEEDKFEKEENIEEPQEPKYLEEMID
- a CDS encoding Holliday junction resolvase-like protein, which translates into the protein MIKIALGISIILIFFLLGLVIGKYKERSLNLKRVNEARKDAVKRSRAVLNGQLSEQLAPFFPDFPANPTEIRFIGQPVDYIAFNGASQGTITDISFIEIKTGSAALSPVERALKDAIEKKKIKYIEYRADLNKK